Within Paenibacillus sp. RUD330, the genomic segment CGGACAGCACCCACTCGGGACGGACGGTCAGGCCGTTCTTCCGCATGGCGTCCAGAAAGCCTTCGTATTTCTGCGGACCGGACAGCCGGTTCATATCGCCGTTGATGAGTGCGATATTCCGGTGGCCGTGCTTATGCAAATACGAGACGGCCTGCTCCATGCCGAGCGCGTTGTTGAACTCCGCCGTCAGCCGGCCCGGCTGCTGCCGGCCGCCCTGCACCTGATCCACGATTCCGATCGTGAAGCCCTCCGCCGCCAGCTCGTCCAGGAAGGGCTCCCGGATCGCCGCTCCGATGAAGATGCCGCCGTCGATCCGGCGCTGAAAGAATATTTCCTTGACCCTGCGGAGCGTGACCGTATCGGCCGGATCCCGGATAATATGGGTCAGCACGAAGTACCCGAGGGACGAAGCATGCTCGATGACGCTCACGATGAGCATGTTGGTCAGCGTGTCGCTGGCGACAGTGCCGGGCTCGATCAGAAACAGCCCGATCGTGCGGGAGCGCTTGCCGGCCAGCATCTGGGCGGAAGCGTTCGGGAAGTAATTATGCTCCCGGATGACCTCCATGACCTTCTCCCGAGTGTGGACGGGGACATTGGAGTAATTGTTGATGACCCTGCTCACGGTGCTGCGGGACACCCCCGCCAGCCTCGCGATTTCCACGCTGTTGATATCGGTCTTTTTCATCCGGCTGCAAGCTCCCTTCAGCGTGAACACGTGTTTACACCTTCCACTATACGCAGAATGGAAAGCGCTGTCAACTTCCTCGGCAGATCAGGAAAAAGCGGATTGATTTTATTCCGAATGGGTATGAACGCGCGTTTACGATATGCTATACTGAATGATGAAAGCGCTGTTAACAGTGCATGGGAAGCGATGCGGACCGGAACATCGGACCGGCTCCACAGACGATGCGAGCAAAGGGCGGGATTGCGAATGAGACTGGGCGGACAAGTG encodes:
- a CDS encoding LacI family DNA-binding transcriptional regulator, which translates into the protein MKKTDINSVEIARLAGVSRSTVSRVINNYSNVPVHTREKVMEVIREHNYFPNASAQMLAGKRSRTIGLFLIEPGTVASDTLTNMLIVSVIEHASSLGYFVLTHIIRDPADTVTLRRVKEIFFQRRIDGGIFIGAAIREPFLDELAAEGFTIGIVDQVQGGRQQPGRLTAEFNNALGMEQAVSYLHKHGHRNIALINGDMNRLSGPQKYEGFLDAMRKNGLTVRPEWVLSGSFSESGGYAAAQHLLQAGGPLPTALIAANDSAAFGAVRALREHGLAVPEEMSVIGFDDHPLSSRHQPALTTIRFDMGEMLQGLTSALIGEIERGQEGSDEDDPAAVPVRSIRQDCSLVIRDSCRRI